AAATTTGTAAAGATACCtttgagtattttttaaaaacaaacaaacaaggctgggcagtggtggcgcatgcctttaatcccagcacttgggaggcagaggcaggcagatttctgagttcgaggccagcctggtctacagagtgagttccaggacagctagggctatacagagaaactgtcttgaaaaccaaaaagcaaacaaacaacaataataacaaaaacacaaaagattTCTGGCATATTTATCtatctgagacaaggtctcattgtatagcctctggtggcctagaactcattgtttagaccaggctgtcttagaactcacagagctccatctgtttctgtctctcatgtGCTTTGTGTCTGACCGGGCTTTTcggataaaaattgaaaagaaaaacttaCCTCCTCTTGGAATTTGACTAGACTGTgtccattctacacacacacacacacacacacacacacacacacacacacacacacggtgctgATGACTGAATTCAGGGCCTCATGCATTTGCTAAGCCAGCATCTACCACCGAGCTCCGTCTCTAACAACTACATTGtggaggcagggtcttgctgtgtagatcaggcagTCCATGTTAGCCTCAGATTCCAACGAGCTGAGATgacaggcgtgtgctaccacacccagctcactgTGCCCAGAGTTTGACCTGGTAACTGGGGCCCAGAGGCTTAGTAGGACCCTTGAACATGCAGCTGCAAAGATGCTGAACATGCAACCACTCTCTTTCAAAGGGTGGAATTACCAATTTCTTAAGACACTGGGGGGGATCTGTATGCTTTTCATTTAGTGCCCTCCTTGTGCTGAAACCTGCTGGTTTTCCAGACAACACCTGTGGGTTGACTGtggcctgtgtgccaccatttcAAACCATGTATTCAAGACTCTTTAAAGGCAACAATGTAGAGTCTCCTCTCGTGATGTAAAGGGGAGATGGCTTGCCTGGGGTGAGTCTGTACTTCTTTCTCCAGCTTTTACCTTCTTCGATCCCAATGACCCTGCGTGCCAGGAAATTCTGTTTGACCCGAAGACCACCATCCCAGAGCTGTTCGCCATTGTACGCCAGTGGGTCCCCCAAGTCCAGCACAAGATTGATGTCATTGGCAACGAGGTAGGAGCACTTCGGGAGGTTGGGGAGGGAGGAGACCCGGTTGCCCGTGTTTGGGTAATCCCATGTTGTTATCTGGTGCTCACAGATTCTTCGTCGTGGCTGCCACGTGAATGATCGTGATGGGCTCACAGATATGACACTGCTCCATTATGCGTGCAAAGCTGGGGCTCATGGAGTTGGTAAGAGCCCAGACCCCACAACCTAGGCTCCCAGCCCTCAAGACCACCGAGGACTCAGGCCCAAATAGCACATCTGGTGACTGTTATCCAAGACCCCAAAATGCATAACTGAGACACAAGGGTCCCTCCTGATGTGTTGGGCACTTGTATTGGAAAATGGCTTCCCAGCTGACACCCGCTCTTTGCAGGAGACCCTGCGGCCGCTGTGCGTCTCTCACAGCAGCTGCTGGCGCTAGGCGCAGATGTGACCCTGCGCAGCCGCTGGACCAACATGAACGCCCTTCACTATGCCGCCTATTTTGATGTGCCAGACCTTGTTCGCGTGCTGCTGAAGGGGGCGAGGCCCAGGGGTGAGGAGGCGGAGTCTCTCTGGAACGGGGTGTGGCTTAGATGAAGGGTGGAGTTTCTTATAGGGAGAAGGGTACCCAGGGTTTTGAGAGCGTGGGGGCCACCATCCATCTGGTTAAGGGGGGAAAAACTCAAGATGAAAGGATAAAAGACTGAGGCCTAAGGTTGAAGGGTGCCAGGATTCAAACAGGAAACAAGGGATAGATAGACATGCACGGGCTCGGGATGGCAGGTTGTGTTGGTTGTGTTGGTGGGGGGTAAGTGGTGATGGGGTCATATATGTGACAGAAGGGTAGGTTGGGCAAGATGTTTAGAGACTGGGAGCCCTGAGCAGGCAGGGGTGAGGCTCCATGCAGATGTGGCAGACACTCACTCTTACCCTTCCCTCACCTGCCCACTTCCCAGTGGTGAACTCCACCTGCAGTGACTTCAACCATGGCTCGGCTCTGCACATCGCTGCCTCGAATCTGTGCCTGGGCGCTGCCAAATGTTTACTGGAGCATGGTGCCAACCCAGCACTGAGGGTACTGTCACCCACCCCTTCATCCCCTCCCTCcggccttctctctttcccttcagcAGGCCTGGCCTCCAAAGAGAGAGGATCAAGCCCTCTCCTAAAACATCAGGACACCTCTGCACATTTAACAAACAAGTGAAACCACACCTGAGATTCATGTACTGTTCGTTGTGCAGCAGGTCACTTCTAATTACTATACGCCCCGTTTTACAATGGGGAGTCTGAGGTGAAGAGATCAGAAGAATTGCCCAGGATGTGCCGTGAGGAGTGTGTTCTTTCAGTCCTGGGTGACCAGGGTCAGTGATGTAACAGGCCTAGAGTCTTGGAGGTTGACTTTGAGTCTCTatttttttattgtctgcttttgtttggttttgagatggggttttactatgtacatagccctggctggcctgaaactctctgtgtcgaccaggctggcctcaaactctcagagttATGCctacttctgcttctgcctccctagtgctggaactaaaagtgtgtaccaccacttttttttcccccaaggttccactatgtagccctggtggGCCTGgaactcccccccctcccccatacttGGCAGATATGCACCGCTGCACCCAGGTCACATCTGCATCTTTACcctccatttcctcctcttcccaaATTGACGTAGAGTGTAACTTAGCATAACTCCAGCTTTACCCAATCTGGAGGTCTGAGGTGTGGTCTCTAAAGGGGTATGACTTGTCCCACTCAGTCCTTGTTTCTTGTGTTCTCTTTGATCCACAGAACCGAAAGGGACAGGTGCCAGCGGAAGTGGTCCCAGACCCCATGGACATGTCCCTTGACAAGGCAGAGGCGGCCCTGGTGGCCAAGGAACTGCGGACACTCCTAGAAGAGGCTGTGCCACTGTCCTGCACCCTGCCCAAAGTTACACTCCCCAACTATGACAACGTCCCAGGCAATCTCATGCTCAGCGCGCTGGGCCTGCGCCTAGGAGACAGAGTGCTCCTTGATGGGCAGAAGGTCAGGGGCTGggatgaggggtggggaggactcAGCTCTCGCaccgacccccccccccgccccctgcccccagcccctaGAGCTGGGTGCATGGGCTTCGGACAGACTCCCCGGCAGTCACACCATACTTTGTTTCTCCTAGAAGTTGTTATCAGCACACTACGTTTGTACGATGTACACCCTGTGCTGAGCTCTGACAGACCTGTCCCCTGAATGCAGTCACAGTCACAGCTGAAACAGTGATTAGCATAGCTCTCTGCACAACCGTGGTTCTCCTGGAAGGCCTGTGACCCACTTTACCCTCGGGTGCAAAGTCAGGGCTTTCACTGGGATGTTAGGGGCCTCAGGGTAGAAGCTAAGTGACCCAGGAGAAGAGAAGCAGGAAGTGTCTTGAGTTAAAGCCAACAGGGGGCGGCtggggaagaggcagagaaagtgtgtttCCTCTACCCACCTCAGCTTTCTTTCCCTTGCCTGGTGCCCCTCGTGCCAGCGCATTTGTGCTTTAGGACAGAGGGTCATGGCAACCCCAGCTCTGCTCCGTGGAGTTCTGCTGATAATGGAGTAGACAGTAAAGTGCTGCGGTGGCTCTGTTCAGTCCCAGTGGCAGCAGGGATGGTGACAGACACTCAGTGCCTGGGTTTAGGAAACAGACCCTGGCTGGAGGCAGGAGAGGTTTTAGCTGGAGTGTTCCGAGAAGGCTTCCCTGAGGACGTGATATTCAAGCTGAGGAAGGCGCTCCTAAAGTGAAGGAACAGTGCGGAAGCAGAGGAATCCTGGGATAGGAGGGGAGCTAGAGAGATCGGAAGGGGCTGGATCGCACCAGACCCGCAGACCTCTTGTAGGAAGTGggattttggatttttgttgttgtttgtttgtttgtttgtcgagTGTTTTGTTTCCTAACCAAAAGCTCCTGGGGCCATGAGACGGCCCAGAGGAAAAGGTGCTTGCCATACAGGTGCGGCAACCTGAGCTCAAACACCATTTTTAAAGAGCTCACTGTGGCGCATCCAGAAAACTTCCTGTAACTCACTGGACAGTTTGAGGGTATGAGGCGTACCCTCCCCATTTGATAGCCCAGAAGAGGCGCTCGCCTTCTGTCCTTAGCCGTGGGATACCCAGCACTGTTAAAGCAACAACCAGCTTAGGCTTAGTAGCTTGCCCAGGTTCCGTTCAGCTTTGTCACACACCAGGAGTAGGTCCTGGGATAGTGATGTTCCTCTGTCAGCTTCTCCCCCTGTAAGTGAGATGACAGTGCCCACCACGGGCAGGTTGGAGGTGCGTGTCAGAAAGTCTGAGGCCTTCAGAAGAGAGCCCGGTATATGCTAACTGTGCTTTGTTTGCCGAGCACCGTCCCCATCCCCATAGAGAACAGTTAGCAGGCTAGCTCTGTCAATCCGTCTGTCTGttgttccagagagagagagagagagagctagtgcTTCCTAgatactaggcaagtgctctgtcgctgagccacatctccagctttAGTTAGCCTGTTCTTTAGACAAGGAACTCATGGCTGGGAGTGAGAGctattagctcagtggtagaatgcttgcccagcatgcatgagcactgcagagagagagaaaaaatgaatggctgtgtgtggtggcacattcctagctctcaggaggcagaaacagggaaGTCAGACATccaagcccagcctgggctacttgaaaccctgattcaaaaaagaaaaaaagtcgggcatggtggcacatgcctttaatcctagcactccgcaggtggatttctgagttcgaggccagcctggtctacaaagtgagttccaggacagccagggctatacagagaaaccctgtctcgaaaaacaaaaacaaaccaaaaaaaaaaaaaaaaaaaaagacgaatcCAAAGTATGTTATAATCAGGAGGCCTCTGAGGATTATAGTGACCACAGTCATTGAGAACTCTCTGCagctaagtttttgttttgttttgttttgttttgtttgttttgtatagatgtgtttttaaatgtgtgcACAGTGGTGCAGTACCccaggagtccagaagagggcactggattcccagAGTTacagtcacaggtggttgtgagcctcctggcataggtgctgggaaacaaCCTTCTGCCATCTtaacatcaagtgctcttaactactaagccacgTCTCTGGCATCTGTATATGTCTTAAAAAATGTCATCTCCCCTACTCTTAAACCAGGCATGATACCAcgtgcctgaaatcccagcactggggaagcctAGCTCAAGGCAGGTGGAGGTGGGGGCACAAATgaactgagacagggtctcactctgtagcttagGCTGGACTGGAACCTGTGTGATCAAGGTTGGCCTTGATCTTCCTGCAGTTCTCTGCCTCAGCATCTGAAGTGCTGGGGTTGTAGACATGAGTCACCAGAGCTAGTGTCAAACTTTGAGCTGAATGTCACTTGTAGCTATGACTGAAGTAGGTAAGACCGATCGGAGACAATCTTTTTTGCTTATGgggctggaacccagggccttatgcatAATGTCACTCTGCCATCGAGTTCTATATCCCAATCCCCTCAACATCTTTATTAAGTGGATGCAGTCTTTGTTCCCATTTGGTGGATGAGGAAGCTGAGGGATAAAGAGACCTATGAAGTCACCTAGCCAATAAGAGCCAGAGCTGAGATTTGAACCTGGTTCCTGCATCCATTCTGCCATGCTGCCTGTCTTGTCAGTGGTCCACCATTGTATCCACAGTCCCTGCCTAAGCCATGTCATCCTTGTCCCCCCCAGACGGGCACGCTGAGGTTCTGTGGGACCACTGAGTTCGCCAGCGGCCAGTGGGTGGGCGTGGAGCTAGATGAACCAGAAGGCAAGAACGATGGCAGCGTTGGGGGTGTCCGGTACTTCATCTGCCCTCCCAAGCAAGGtcagtctctgactggagcccAGGTCGGAGGGATGGGGGTATGCTCAATTCTGATGCTGCTGTctggggaaaggggatgggggaggagacaCAGCAAAGCCTAAGGGTCTCTTGGCTTGGGCAATGCTAATCccagtctctgcttcctcctcaggtctctttgcctctgtgtcCAAAGTCTCCAAGGCAGTGGATGCACCCCCCTCATCTGTTACCTCCACGCCCCGGACTCCCCGGATGGACTTCTCCCGTGTAACTGGCAAGGGCCGAAGAGAACACAAAGGTCAGGAGTGTGGAGTCAAAGGCGTGGGAAGAGGCAGCCTTGGGAACACTGTGGGGTAGCTCAGGATTGTCTTTCCTCAACACCAACTGTAGAGAATAAGCTGACTCCCTCCTTCAGTGACTCAGTTTCTCCTCTCACCCACCACCGGCCCAAACCAGCTTTTAGTCTGGGGTTCCCAGCCTCCTGGGACTTAGTTTACTCTCAGGCCCCAAGACCTCTCCCAGTTTTAGGGAAGAATCTGTCTGTAGGGGTTTCACTCTTCCAGAagtttctggcttttatgaataAAGGTATTCTCAGACTAAAACTCAACCTTATCTTACCActgtcccctctctctctgaTGTATGAGACCATGTGTGGACAAGTGTTGGTGGGCGCTCTCATAAATACATGCCTGATCACgtggagatccgcctgcctctgtctcctgagtgctggggttagaagAGTTTGCCACCCCTGCCCAGCTTCTGCTTaatttttgtgagacaggatctttcactgaACATAAGATCATAtatttggctagactggccagCACACAGGCTCCAGCCTGTGTCCAGTGTCTTGGTGCCCAAGACTGCCCCTGCCTCTTTACACGACTGCCAGGAATCTAAACTCGGGTTCTCAACGCTGAGCGGAGCTCAACCCTATTTATTTTCTAGGTGAGGTCCCACAGGGTTGCATAGGCTGATCTTGAACACCTTGGCTTACTGAGTGATGGTGGCGTACAccattgatcccagcactagagaagcagaggcaggtggaactctgtgggttcgaggacagcctggtctacgaatGAGTTCTAGGGCCacataaaccctgtctcagaaaacaaaagcaaaaaccccaCCTTAGTTCATGTCTCCTGAGCCCTGGGACTATAGTCCCTTATCACTACCTCCAGTTCCTTTTCTTTTGCTGTCTGGTCACACTAGGGATTGTATTCAGGACTCAAAtatatgctaagcaagtgctatGTTTCTGAGCCATGGCTCCAACTTCCTTCCCTGCATTATTGAAGGGAAATTTGGGGGCTCCTGATTTCCACTTCCATTTTTCCTTTGGGCTCCATATCTTTACCTTTCATTCCCAGGGAAGAAGAAGTCCCCATCTTCCCCATCTCTGGGCAGTCTGCAGCAGCGTGAAGGGGCCAAAGCTGAAGTTGGAGACCAAGTCCTTGTGGCAGGCCAGAAGCAGGGGATTGTGCGCTTCTATGGGAAGACTGACTTTGCTCCAGGTGAGGGTGGGCTCTGGGGTGGGATGTGACTCggatgcacaaggccctgggttggcACTGAAGTTGAGGCCTCCTGGCAACACCCTTGTTACAGGTTACTGGTATGGCATCGAGCTGGACCAGCCCACAGGCAAACATGACGGCTCTGTGTTCGGCGTCCGGTACTTTACCTGTGCCCCGAGGCATGGGGTCTTTGCACCAGCATCTCGTATCCAGAGGTGAGCCTCGCTGTGCCCCTCCACTCAGGAAGCCACCTAGAGCCCATGTCTCCCCTCAGATGGTCCTTTTGGACTGGCGAGGCATGGTTGGTTGTTGTACTCTCCCTATTTCCTTTGCGCTCCTGGGGGTTCATTCAGCTCCTAGCCCTTCATGGTTCTGAATTTTCTGTGTCTCCCCAGGATTGGTGGATCCACTGATCCCCCCGGAGACAGTGTTGGAGCCAAAAAAGTGCATCAAGTGACAAGTGAGTTGGAGGCCGGGATGCAGGAAGGAGTATGGGTATCAGAATGGGAGAAGGGCTGTGGGGTCTCAGCTATATGTTAGTGACAATCTCTGCCATTTACCCTGATACATGTGGCCAGAAAAATATAAGACAGGCCCCCAAGAAAGTTAGGTCCTGTAGATATGGGGAAGTTACCAAGGGAATGAGGGTTTAGAATACAGTTTAGttgtagagcccctgcctagaatcccccagtgaggggctgggggcgtggctcagtggtagagcccctgcctagaatcccccagtgaggggctgggggcgtggctcagtggtagagcccctacctagactcccccagtgaggggctgggggcatggctcagtggtagagcccctgcctagaatcccccagtgaggggctgggggcgtggctcagtggtagagcccctgcctagaatcccccagtgaggggctggggtgtggctcagtggtagagcccctgcctagaatcccccagtgaggggctggggacatagctcagtggtagagcccctgcctagaatcctccagtgaggggctgggggcgtggctcagtggtagagcccctacctagactcccccagtgaggggctgggggcatggctcagtggtagagcccctgcctagaatcccccagtgaggggctgggggcgtggctcagtggtagagcccctgcctagaatcccccagtgaggggctggggtgtggctcagtggtagagcccctgcctagaatcccccagtgaggggctggggacatagctcagtggtagagcccctgcctagaatcctccagtgaggggctgggggcgtggctcagtggtagagcccctacctagaatcccccagtgaggggctgggggcgtggctcagtggtagagcccctgcctagaatcccccagtgaggggctggggacatagctcagtggtagagcccctgcctagaatcctccagtgaggggctgggggcgtggctcagtggtagagcccctgcctagaatcctccagtgaggggctgggggcgtggctcagtggtagagcccctgcctagaatcccccagtgaggggctgggggcgtggctcagtggtagagcccctgcctagaatcccccagtgagggattAGGTGTGGAACATAACTCAACATGcataaggctctgggttcaatcctaagcactgagaaaaaaaaatagagagggggaaaaaaaaaaaaaagaacacctgtggggctggagagatggctcaatggttaaggtcACTGCTGTTTTCCcaaaagaccagagttcaattcccagcacccccatgtcaattcataattatctgtaattccagtttagggggtctgacaccctcacacagacatacatgcaggcagagcaccaatgtacataaaaaatattaaaaatctgtAATACCAACATTCCTGGAGTTGAAGTGGAAGGACTGCAAATTTTAGACCAATCTCAAGTACACAGTGAGactatttaaaacaaatgaaacccAACCTAACTAACAAAAATAAGGGTGTAAGCAGGTCCTGGGGAAGAGGGCTTCATTAGAGGAGTATTGGAGGCGTGGGTAACTAATGGCGGGGTCGCCAGGTACTAATAAGAGGTTCAAGAACATGTAGATGATGAAGGGGTCTAGTCAGGGTCTGGAGACATGGATAGatatgactgtgtatgtgtgtgtggggggggagggttgtcAATAACACAGGTGACTTAACTGTCACCTCCCTTGAGACTTTGCCTTCTTCTCTAGTGACACAGCCCAAACGCACCTTTACGACAGTCCGGACCCCAAAGGACATTGCGTCAGAGAACTCTATCTCCAGGTGTGTGGCTCACCTTCTAGCAGAGGGTTAGAGATGCCTGCAAGGCCACTGGCGGTGGTGTGCAAGGCCCTCCTTGGGTTGGAAATGGAAGTTCAGTTGTAAGTAGAATGGATGTGGGTgttatgtctgtaatcccagcacccagcagacaggaggatcaaggaTTCCATGCCTTCCTGAGCTACATGGTGTGAGACTGTCTCATTCATGAAACCcactttaaaaatgagaaagaaggaaaggggaaagaggcaggtggctctctctgGGTTCTAGGACATCTTACaacttggtctacaaaatgagttccaggacacagggagacacagagagacacggaGAGAAGCTtgcccaagaaaacaaaaacaaacaaacaaaaaaccaaacccaaacccaaacccaaaaagcCAGGCAGAGATGGTGCACACTTTTAGTTCCAGCACTAGGGGGCagagccagcctagtctacagagcaagttctaagacagcccaagctacacaaagaaaccttgtcttggaaaaacaagccaaaacaaaccaaagaccAGACAGACAGAGTATGCCATTCTTGTCTTGTACAGTGGCTCATGCAGcatagggaggctgaggcagaaggattgtccCCAGCCTGAGAACAGCTTGGAGTATATAGCGAGGAGACCCTGCCGTGCAAAAACagcaaaggaggaaaggaggggagagagcaTCTTTAGAAAGCAAGGCTTGCCTGGCTTCTGGAGACTTCAGCTGAGGAAGCAGAAACCTCCCTCCCCCAacatgtgcacgtgcacgcacgcgtgcacacacacacacacacacacacacgcgtgcgcgcacacacacacacacgcacgcacacaccgTCCAAGCGTACACAGGCACAGCCAGAGGAAGAACGCCAGGCACAGAGGTGAAGTGAGGGAGCCAGATGCCCACACCTACACCCCACCTGactgttcttcttcctcttctaggTTACTCTTCTGCTGCTGGTTTCCTTGGATGCTGAGGGCAGAGATGCAGTCTTAGAGGCCCTGGATACCTAACACAGAGACAGAGTCCCCTCTAGCATCTCCTAACACAAGGAGCCCCCCCAGCCATCCCAAGATAGAGATTCCCAGTGACTTCAGAATAGAAACCCCGTTAGCCAGCCCTCGATTACTGAGGTCCCATTATTAA
This Mus musculus strain C57BL/6J chromosome 7, GRCm38.p6 C57BL/6J DNA region includes the following protein-coding sequences:
- the Clip3 gene encoding CAP-Gly domain-containing linker protein 3 yields the protein MTKTDPAPMAPPPRGEEEEEEEEDEPVPEAPSPTQERRQKPVVHPSAPAPLPKDYAFTFFDPNDPACQEILFDPKTTIPELFAIVRQWVPQVQHKIDVIGNEILRRGCHVNDRDGLTDMTLLHYACKAGAHGVGDPAAAVRLSQQLLALGADVTLRSRWTNMNALHYAAYFDVPDLVRVLLKGARPRVVNSTCSDFNHGSALHIAASNLCLGAAKCLLEHGANPALRNRKGQVPAEVVPDPMDMSLDKAEAALVAKELRTLLEEAVPLSCTLPKVTLPNYDNVPGNLMLSALGLRLGDRVLLDGQKTGTLRFCGTTEFASGQWVGVELDEPEGKNDGSVGGVRYFICPPKQGLFASVSKVSKAVDAPPSSVTSTPRTPRMDFSRVTGKGRREHKGKKKSPSSPSLGSLQQREGAKAEVGDQVLVAGQKQGIVRFYGKTDFAPGYWYGIELDQPTGKHDGSVFGVRYFTCAPRHGVFAPASRIQRIGGSTDPPGDSVGAKKVHQVTMTQPKRTFTTVRTPKDIASENSISRLLFCCWFPWMLRAEMQS